From the Theobroma cacao cultivar B97-61/B2 chromosome 2, Criollo_cocoa_genome_V2, whole genome shotgun sequence genome, one window contains:
- the LOC18609640 gene encoding ALBINO3-like protein 1, chloroplastic, whose product MAASLSFRPNMLLVLSPFVDRTGSPNPLLNRTQFSGFSAHRPFLRGSLPVAKFGFKPGLFPEPDAYEGVIRELFTKAESVLYTIADAAVSSSDTITTTTSTKQNDWLSGITNSLETILKVLKDGLSALHVPYAYGFAIILLTVLVKAATFPLTRKQVESAMAMRSLQPQIKAIQQRYAGDQERIQLETARLYKLAGINPLAGCLPTLATIPVWIGLYRALSNVANEGLLTEGFFWIPSLAGPTTIAARQNGSGISWLFPFVDGHPPLGWSDTLAYLVLPVLLVLSQSISVQIMQSAQSNDPNMKSSQALTKFLPLMIGYFALSVPSGLSLYWFTNNILSSAQQVWLQKLGGAKNPAKQLNIDIIKEEQLQLQKSLSELNAPRKEAKQEEKLTPEGLRPGERFKQLKKQEARRKRQREEERRKAQEAAAKADQLTNEGHEIEGSTTERENGAGTGLSIEKNEKCQPVSGQDSSNVGIVNGDLSNQDLKEDQKNSSSSSTNSESLEHVKKGTVEVYTSTATTDNKYAAQDTEEARRE is encoded by the exons atggCCGCTTCTCTCTCGTTCAGGCCGAACATGCTCCTCGTCCTATCTCCTTTCGTTGACCGAACCGGATCCCCCAATCCTCTTTTAAATCGAACTCAATTTTCAGGTTTTTCAGCTCACAGACCATTTCTTCGCGGCTCTTTACCTGTGGCCAAATTCGGGTTCAAACCGGGACTCTTTCCTGAACCGGATGCTTACGAGGGTGTTATCAGGGAGCTGTTTACTAAAGCTGAAAGCGTTCTCTATACGATTGCTGACGCTGCCGTTTCGTCTTCCGACACTATTACTACAACCACTTCTACCAAGCAAAATGATTGGCTTTCGGGTATCACCAATTCACTGGAAACTATTTTGAAG GTTCTGAAAGATGGGTTGTCGGCTTTGCATGTGCCGTACGCTTACGGTTTTGCTATTATACTTCTGACTGTTCTTGTTAAGGCTGCTACGTTTCCTTTGACTAGGAAACAG GTAGAATCTGCTATGGCCATGCGCTCTTTACAGCCTCAAATAAAGGCTATTCAGCAGCGGTATGCTGGAGATCAG GAGAGAATTCAACTTGAAACTGCTCGATTATATAAACTAGCTGGGATAAACCCATTAGCAG GATGCCTGCCTACTCTTGCCACAATTCCAGTGTGGATTGGGCTTTATAGAGCCCTGTCAAATGTGGCAAATGAG GGACTCCTCACAGAAGGCTTCTTTTGGATACCCTCCCTGGCTGGTCCAACTACTATTGCTGCTCGACAGAATGGCAGTGGTATCTCTTGGCTTTTCCCTTTTGTA GATGGACACCCACCCCTTGGATGGTCAGATACGTTGGCATATCTTGTGTTGCCTGTTTTGCTGGTTCTCTCACAGTCCATCTCTGTCCAAATCATGCAATCAGCACAG AGCAATGATCCAAACATGAAGAGCTCTCAAGCCCTGACAAAGTTCCTCCCTCTAATGATTGGTTATTTTGCTCTTTCAGTTCCTTCAGGTCTAAGTCTATATTG GTTCACAAATAACATATTAAGTTCGGCACAACAAGTATGGCTTCAAAAGTTGGGGGGTGCAAAGAATCCAGCGAAGCAACTTAATATTGATATCATCAAGGAAGAGCAACTTCAGCTGCAGAAATCTCTCTCTGAATTGAATGCCCCCAGAAAGGAGgcaaaacaagaagaaaagttgaCACCAGAAGGGCTGCGCCCTGGTGAAAG ATTTaaacagttgaagaagcaaGAGGCGAGAAGAAAGCGgcaaagagaagaagaaaggaggaaAGCTCAAGAGGCAGCAGCTAAAGCTGATCAATTAACAAATGAAGGACATGAGATAGAGGGTAGCACCACTGAAAGGGAAAATGGTGCTGGAACTGGCTTAAGcattgaaaagaatgaaaaatgtcAACCTGTTTCAGGCCAAGATTCCTCCAATGTAGGAATTGTGAATGGTGACCTCTCTAATCAGGACTTGAAGGAAGATCAAAAGAATTCTTCCTCGTCAAGCACGAACAGTGAATCTCTGGAACATGTAAAGAAG GGAACTGTTGAAGTATACACTAGTACAGCCACGACAGATAACAAATATGCTGCACAAGACACAGAGGAAGCCAGGAGGGAGTGA
- the LOC18609641 gene encoding photosystem II core complex proteins psbY, chloroplastic produces the protein MAATVATMAMLNAKCLSISSNKTINPTKPSAKPISLLSMQNLPKGLTISKPAEKSILPSSLAGTAIAGAVFSTLSSCDPAFAAQQIAEIAEGDNRGLALLLPIIPAIAWVLFNILRPALNQLDRMRSTKGVIIGLGLGGLAASGFMSTSDASASEIAMIADAASSDNRGTLVLFVVAPALLWVAYNILQPALNQLNRMRSQ, from the coding sequence ATGGCAGCAACCGTAGCTACAATGGCCATGCTCAATGCAAAATGCCTGAGCATCAGCTCAAACAAAACGATCAACCCCACAAAGCCATCCGCCAAACCCATCTCCCTTCTCTCCATGCAGAACCTCCCCAAAGGCCTCACCATCTCAAAACCAGCCGAAAAATCCATCCTCCCTTCTTCACTAGCGGGAACCGCCATTGCTGGAGCTGTCTTTTCGACCTTGAGCTCATGTGATCCTGCCTTTGCTGCTCAACAGATCGCTGAAATAGCTGAAGGAGATAACCGTGGGCTAGCTCTGTTGCTTCCCATAATCCCAGCCATAGCGTGGGTGCTCTTCAACATCctccggccagcacttaatcAGCTGGACAGAATGAGGAGCACCAAGGGGGTGATCATAGGTCTAGGACTTGGAGGATTGGCTGCATCTGGGTTCATGTCAACATCGGATGCATCAGCCAGTGAGATCGCCATGATTGCTGATGCTGCATCTAGTGACAACCGGGGTACGCTTGTTCTGTTTGTTGTTGCTCCAGCTCTTCTTTGGGTGGCCTACAACATTCTGCAACCGGCTTTGAACCAACTTAACAGGATGAGGTCTCAGTGA